TACGGCGGCGGGCCTAACGGTGCCTGCCGCTGCTCTTTCCGCCGGTGCCGGTGCTGTTGGGGGCGGCTCCCTCGCTGGTTCGGCCGCTCCCGCTTCCGGTCGTGGCGTGGGTGCCGCCGGGGTCGGCGCCCGTTCCGCCGCCGGAGGTTCCGCCGCCCGGGTCGCCGGGCTTCCTGGCCGTGTTGCCGCTGGTGGAGTTCGCGGCGCGCCTGCCGGGGGCGCCCGTGCCGGCCGGTTTCTCCGGCTTGGCCGTCGCGCGCGCCAACTGCCGGGAGCAGTACGCGGCGACCTTGTCCTCTCCGCCGGCGGCGGTGACGAGCTGCTGCCAGGCCGTGGAAGCGAGCGCCTTGCCCCGCCCGGCGACCTGCTCGTAGGCACGGCAGTGGGCTTCGGTGTCCTGGGCGGGGGAGGGGCGGCCGGTCGGTCCCGGGCCGCCGGAGGACGACGGCGAGGCGGTACCGTCCGGCCGGCCGGCGGCCACCGCCGGACGGTGCGCGGCCTTGGTGGCGGTACCCGCGCCGTGGCCGGGCGATCCCGCGTGCTCGATGGCCGCGACCGCGACTCCGCCCAGGGCGAGGCTGGCGAACACCACGCCGAACGTCATCCGGACCGGGCGCCGCAGCCGCCGTTCCTCGCGCGGCCGCCAGTCGTCCCGGCGCCGGGTGCGTGCCCGGCGCGCGCCCGCCCGATGGCCGGCGGCACGGAACGCGGTCAGGGCCCGCTGCTCGGCCTCGGGGTCGAGGCGGTCCGTGCGCAGCGCGGCGCCCAGCACCGTTTCCAGCGCGGCGGCGTCCTGCGCGCCCGACGGGCCGGACCTGGTGCCGCCGGGGTGCACCTGCCGGTGACGGACCGGTGCTCCGTCGCCGCTCAGTCGTTCACCCATGCCCGTTTCCCGTCCCTGTCCGACCGTTCCCATGCGTTCTGATCTGCTTCGAGGCGTTCCGATCCGCTCGGATGCGCCCGGATGCGTTCCGATGCTTTCCGCGCGTTCCGGTGCGTTCGTATGCGTCGGTGCGTTCGTACGCGTCGATGCGGCGTGCCCGGCGGCTTCCGGCCGTCTTCCGCCGTCCGCGTCGTTCACGTCCACTCCCCCAGCGTTCGGGGAGTCCCATCCGTCACACCCGCGTCCGCCTCGCCGCCGACGCCCAGCTGGCGGGCGAGGCGTTTGAGGCCCCGGTGGGCGGCCGTGCGCACGGCTCCCGGGCGCTTGCCGAGGACGCGTGCGGCGGCGGGTCCGTCCAGGCCCACGACGACGCGCAGGAGCACCGCCTCCGCCTGCTCCCGGGGCAGCGCGCGGACCAGGGCCAGGGCCTGCTCGGTGGAGAGGGACTCCAGGGCCTGGTCGTACGTGTTCTGCGGGGCGGGCAGATGCAGCACGTCCTGTTCGGTGCCGCCGGGCCGGGGGCGGGCGCGCCGGCGGCGCAGGTGGTCCAGGGCCCGGTGCCGGGCGATGGTCGCGGTCCAGCCCCGGAAGCCGGCGCCGTCCCCCTTGAAGCGTCCGAGGTCGCGGGCTATCTCCAGCCAGGCGTCGGAGGCCACGTCCTCGGCGTCGTCGCCGACCAGCCCGTGCAGATAGCCGAGCAGGCCGGGCTGCACGATCCGGTACGCCACCGCGAAGGCGGCCTCGTCCCCGTCCTGGGCCCGCGCGACCGCAGCGCCCAACTCCCCGTCGTGCGCACGTACGCGCCCGGGTTGTCGTACCTGGCCCAAGACTGTCCTCGTTCGCACCGGGTTCAAAGCGGATCCGTGCCGTCCGCCGCGCTCCGGTCGCATCGACGGCCCCCATGCTGCACAGCGTCTGCCGTCACAGAAGTGTCACAACGTCCCGCCCGCCCTTTACGGCATCACGCCGGCCAACCGCCCCGCCCGTCGCCCCATACTGGCCTCCCTTCATGGCGCCGCCCGAGCCAACCGGCCCGGCCCGGCGGTCCGTTACGGGCGCATGGCACCGCCCGGGTCGTGTCGTGCGAGCGAACTGACGTGGTCCGGCGGCCTCTTGTCGGCGCACGCTCCGCTCGGGTTGTGTCGTGTGCCGGACCAGTCCGGTCGCGAACGCGAAGCGAACCGGCGTGGCTCTGCGGTCCGTTACCGGCGCACGGCACCACCCGAGCCCCGCCGCGCGGCCGGCGACGCCGCGACCCGGTGCGGTTCGGCGCACCCCGCCAGGTGACGTTTCCCGACGGCCGTGCGCTGACCCAGTGCCGGTACGGGGTGGCGCGCGGGCTCGAAGCCGGGCGCCCGCCCTACGCCGGTTGCACAGGCCCCCTCCGCGCCGCCGACTCCCCCGTGGGCGGCCCGGCGAGGGACGGGGCGGCCGGGAACCCGCCCACTGCACGGGTTCCGGCCGCTCCGGCGATCACGACCGCGTGACGCCTCACCGCCGCCGTGCGCTGCCTTGGGCATGAGTGCCTATCTCCGTCTGCGCGCGGTGCCGCCCCCGGCCCTGCGCAACAGCGCGACCTGGCTGGAACGGCAGTTCGAGGAGGGCGGCGGGACCGTCCGGCACCCGGACGGCCGGCACCGCGAGGAGGTGCTGGACGAGCGCTACCTGGACCAGGAGCTCCTCTACGCCGGAACCCACCCGCGGCGCACCGAGGACCGGCCCCACACCCAGGTGGTGCTCGGCGGCCGGCCCGTGTTCCCCCGCGACCGGCACCAGCCGCGCCTGCTGGTGCTGACGGCCGCCCAGACCCGCCGGGTCGCCGGGTTCCTGAGCGCCGCC
This genomic interval from Streptomyces sp. NBC_00557 contains the following:
- a CDS encoding RNA polymerase sigma factor → MGQVRQPGRVRAHDGELGAAVARAQDGDEAAFAVAYRIVQPGLLGYLHGLVGDDAEDVASDAWLEIARDLGRFKGDGAGFRGWTATIARHRALDHLRRRRARPRPGGTEQDVLHLPAPQNTYDQALESLSTEQALALVRALPREQAEAVLLRVVVGLDGPAAARVLGKRPGAVRTAAHRGLKRLARQLGVGGEADAGVTDGTPRTLGEWT
- a CDS encoding DUF1877 family protein, with product MSAYLRLRAVPPPALRNSATWLERQFEEGGGTVRHPDGRHREEVLDERYLDQELLYAGTHPRRTEDRPHTQVVLGGRPVFPRDRHQPRLLVLTAAQTRRVAGFLSAADFETLWDVAREDLLPRYGGAPAEPETWAAFAAAHQELRAFYVQAAACGDAVVKRLPADARRTG